caattaataaaataattactaccaaaagagtattttattaattctatacaaaagatggattacacagaacagatggccagaaatcatagatttatacacaacatacagcatgaaatgATCAtccaaaaatgctttttgtacacaataacatctttcaaacgaagtgaaatagccaataagttcaataaatattacgctaataagtaataactataattaattattatctacAAGCTgcaaaagggaataaaatagtatattgttgaaattagggggttatggtttattacgtgtaattttaattactttttctacatttaattatattttaatttctattagattagttggtggtgtggttgttagttttatctgtgtacgtcagactattaaggaaaaactgaaagaaatattaaatctacaatctactttatataacaatatttaatcaagaactgaatattactattaatttaataacataagacccaaaacatctccaagtccagacaatacacatgctgattttcttaaacatgttggcaaacaagcaaactcactacttttatcttgtaatctcatctaaaataaaatatctgtctggagaaaatctatcataacatcaattttgaaaagcaattattcagctaatatcttttcgagttatcgacagataccacttaatagtatgatagccaaaattatggaagagatgatttcatagattgaattgtttcctggaatctagtaactaactttcatcttattgagttgactttagagaattacattcaacaaatggacagattttaaattttagtcaagatattaaagatattttaaacagaaaacaaaacaccttagcaattttaatttattttcaaggatcatatggctctgtagatataaatcacttaagaaattgcaaacttagggtgtccatgataaagtgttacactgggtcagtgacttgattatttgattcattgtcacaaatatgtaaatagagaaagattcatctgggcttcccacattgttgttttcaggaatacattttccaatattcatGTCGATgatctaactaaagaaatagatcttatgataatctcatcatttgcagataatatggttgtctagaacaaaaaatcacagtccacaaatacccttaataaactgagccaaaatcccaacagactttttgactctacttggagaactcaaacttgctcaattaagggaaactttactaataaaacacaatcccaagttatttgaaaatgaatagtatataagttaactttaacagatgatgttaagaaatgtgatacttctccagacattttaaaaatcattagaaacgataaatgatctggtcagtgagtgactacatacagtattttttatagatggatcctgtttaccaagccatagatgtagtggtgttgtagtacaataccagtatattcccttttacagggaattatattcaaacatttgtttgccccattttaaccgtgacaatgctttttagttcttttaaacattctggttattgtattgtgtttgtgtttagtgaaaaatgttagataagggcacaaatagccgtagtagctgacgcgccctttttaaacgccactaactaactaacttcagaCACTGACAAatattgatagtgaaaatttagatacacttttaagcttacaaaatctccagtatcaacttcataaatctgagaaggctgtcatactatcagattcaaaatcagatattcttgctacagtattggacgtaacagcaagaaatctcaatattttacagtgttttaaaattttaagaaaaatggtcgaattacatcgacgactggtacttcagTGGATCcctgaactttatggagtgggaggtaatgagatagctgaaaggtagcaaaattactgtaaggttatctatacctgcatcttaccacactgttaaaagaataacaagatcagaacatgacaatgtggtaacaaaaatcggaatgattctaaagcaaatgaaaaaattgcaataggccatctggcatccgctccacgatggaggaaaattctcagaagaaaccaactaatcagatcaaatgggggatccaacctACCCTCGAGttcagctctgaatttgcaggccaacgagtctaccgactaagctacattggtggctctactaaaaatatgaagtacatggcactcagattattaaattgacaaacctaaacaattattcatcagttaaggtataaaatataatacatagcaagcaagttaattcaatttaaaattataaacaattcaatcagtagaaatatacagaaattgataatacatatcatgcaaattacttcaaattacaagcataaacaatttatcacttgtggtatacagcctactatttaattaacagcacatacaattcatcagttaagctataggcctacagtctactattcaatttacagcatatataattcatcaattaagcgaaacaaaaatatagcacaatacatagtaaaaataatacacctaatttaataactgaacttctatgaaaatctatagtggcagtactcatattatcacaggccatgattgtctcaaatatttacaaagaactgatatttcaaaaTCTCCcagtgccatttctgaaatctcaatgaagatatggatcattgtcttaaCTGTCCAACTTTACACAACTTTCAATCATCcagttaaatattggagtgcatgataacaaatgacatcaactgctgaacactgggtatcaatcaaccaacaacttcattacattaagggggggggggaaaaaactgaaagaattaattgtatatagacacaacacataagacaaggccgcttcaggacagtaattggcaaggctctgttgtcttaggattcttatgtagattcaatttcacctgaaagaaaaaattaacatctataagtatgcctaatcatgagaaataagagaaacagttgcagtagtagtagtagtagtagtagtagtagtagtagtagtagtaatgatgatgatgatgatgatgatgatgataataataataataataatagtaataataataataataataataataatgactgtaaagtatggaaattaatattgcaatgtaatatcaaaaggtgatttcacaccatcaactcttatcatttagtacaacaaatctattatattcagttgcaatcaccagtagctgttctttccaccattttgttgttggctgattttccaTAAgcctgctatgatatgcagcactatccatgacaataacgcattgccctaatgttctcaggtcaacaactgtgtttgcacccacttctcaactacagggccattcatagcactatggtagtcctgacttttctttcaattgcatgaaaaaattaaatcagcacctgcaataaaaattatacctgggcatataattacgtcacatgaattcacagcatctaaataaagaaaataaaacagatttattcttttattgcaaTTACagcacataacataacatgacataagatcctctttggtgaaagactttcccacgtttttatttagtcaccaatttttatatttctgtatcctgatttaaaaaattactcttgccaaatttatgtaaaatataaatcaatataacttaccgagtataaatccaccttttgttccggcatctaatcttccaccctcatttgttggtctacgaataacaccattcatgtcactggaaacttcacctggtttattccatgaataagtgggtgatcctacttaaaaaaacagaaagagaaaagcaattcacattgaaacTCTAAGAGAcactaaaattttaaacacaGGAAAACCGttgaagaattttataactaacctctagttataatacattgcataaatcaacacaataattcctgtaacttccctacctttatgtaacttgtcataaataaatctcccaattgcatctttcgtaaaatcatcagcatcagtcactggatgtttatgtagtctatgttttcctggtgtcacaagtggggtccccttctgtgaatttgttatcactttcctagctATAGTAAAGCCAAGCTgcattaacaaacaataacataacacttctaaaaattgttatatcataaaattcatgcatgatactAACATTTagagctatatgaatagaaaatgatcaacatgttaggttgggtctacgataggtttaagtaggctaatatttaggtaattctccagaaaagctacatcaaagaaggcataattttattttatttaattgatttctgtgatatttacatagcgatgaacacgtggttttagttcacagccacaaatactttcagcacaaaaatcctttgacacttacctgtatattctaatgcactgttgcagtccctccctcaaacttgttactaattaccaatacaGCATGCGAGAGATCCAgaacgaagagaaatggttagtttcccagtacaTAGTGCGTCCTTGTCCTCAcaagtgttatatcttaacaagtactttggatggggtagcttttctgaagaaacaccatatttaatattacttagaccagtcatgaataaattattcagccagagtcaacattcctatgctttatagagtatgttatatagttattatataaaactgaattatttttaagcaccataacaggccaacattcatgtaatatttgctggaatatcaagttaataattacaatttgacaatcagatcacaatttacatgccacatcggccgaagaaaatacattttcttcggccgatgtggcatgtaaattgtgatctgaacggttaatttaataccaaaagagaaaactggaaatttactttcgtgctgtttgattatttgttcgtctaatttgtaaatgtatttaagctatcacctactgcagtattacagtatcttaaatgtatttagtttggcaatatgaaaatcactgacttgattaaatatctaggcctaacctaaaaatttgttttgtttgaccacaatcatgaaattattagtacaaactcctaaaactgaataccactttgaaatgtatgcttaagaatacttactcctaataattttgctattctggttgtgattgctgtctccgttagcataattccttcttcattatcttctttcttcatctCATTATAcatgtgaactacagatttctgaagcgtactctgaatgccacacattttcttccttggaggagtcactgccacGCTATTCCCTTTTTTTGAcattaaaaatctaaacacgaaagaaattcattaaaatgtgaaataatatttctatcgattacccacatgcattatcacgcccaagtatattatatttattcgtacttatctgactattcttgaattataaccacaatgcaatacataaaataactagtatgtattaatattagtactaatattaattaattattaataagttcgaatttcactatcttccagtaaccgactCAGAAACCTAGTACTATTAAATTTTCAGGAACGCCAGTACTGACGCTGCTTAAAACGAGTACGACAGTAacaccaacataacagttacaaaaacactaccagttgtatgtagtatttgtcagtaccgaaattcgaaacgaagttggcaaaagaaaattcaaccttcaaactagaaaatcaccataatccactagcatatgtagtaatgggggaaaaatggttaggtttcacccttagggtatcaagttacctggtcttccctatagggcctcttctttttttaatttttataaatgaccttggccccataataaaaggaataggttatcctatactatttgcagatgacgcaagtatcataattacagacaataactttgccacattcaaatataaaacagaaacaattctccttaaaatttatgactggtttacaaccaataaactagcattaaacattaataaaactaacataatttaatctctgaaacattggacacaactatcaacaatatacctctactagaaacatcaataaccaaatttcttggtttgcatattaataatacaataaattggaaaaatcatatcaaagaaataacccccaaacttagctcagcatgcttcgcaattaggtcgttacaacaatttctaaacagcagtatcttaaagacaatatattttgtctatttccattccattatgtcctacggaataatattttggggaaattctgtagatagtaaaaatatattcttactacaaaaaagagccattagaataatagttggagcaaaggctagagaatcatgtagattatttttaaaaaaattagagattctaaccttaacaaatcaatacatatactctacaataaatttcctcttatgtaataaagaaaattttccaactaactcagccatacatagtataaatacccgcagaaggaatgattttcatacgccatcatcaaatttatcatgctttcaaaggggagtacgttacatggcgataaaattgttcaatagtcttcctgaagacattaagaatcatagccaaaaccctgcattatttaagacaaaactaaaaaattacttaatatctcacactttctattctgtagatgaattcttgacatttcacagtactgtgtaaatattataatactgttaaatggtaaacatattacattgtataaaatattattgttattaaggtattaattctgtacatatttcatatttgcattttatatgtattgcattttattgttaaacgtaagaattggacatgttctttattctatgctataaagcaaatgtaagaatattatggaacaaataaatctatctatctctctatctatctatctgtctgtctgtctgtctgtctgtctgtctgtctgtctgtctgtctgtctgtctgtctgtctgtctgtctgtctgtctgtctgtctatctatctatctatctatctatctattaaaatCACTTCGTTGCTGGATGGGTTTATAAACTCCATTATTGAGGAAATCATTTGAGATTCTGTTGCTAAAGCACACCAtcatatttatgaatttaaaaaataatgaaacatcagtacCTACTGTATATTTGATTAttgtttgaaattatattaattattcccTGCAAAGATTGATTCAGTAGGCTGTGTTGTAAGGGAACTTACGCAGAAGCAAGCAGGTCCGTTGTTGTAAATTAACTTGCacaataaattgtttttctttttaacagCATTGGAAAAAGTACAATCTATACATCTTCTTAACAACATATCATTGCTTTCTCCTTCTTTTAGAtcaaagaaaacaatattatgaATATGAGAGACGTTTGTGGATGAAAAGTAGTTAAATTACAACTTACTACAAAATAAGTATTATCAGAAATAGTACTTACCTTAATCCACTAAGTTATTAGTATAATAAATTGTGAGTCATTTCCCTTTGATTTGAATGTACCATGTTACGAAGAGTGAgttaataaattatggtttatgtcCACAATTAGATATTTTTTCTGACTTCTTTAGgcagaaacaaattatttttctaaaattcaGCAGTTAAAAGTTGAGTTTCTACATCAAAATTATAAAGATATAACATCAGTGAATTTGCTGTTATTCTTTTTCAAGGCCCATTCATGTAAACGTTACAGTAATTGTAAGCAGTTGAGttatcattcacaatggaaacttGATGTTATCATAAAGCCATGACATATATTCGTAAGGAGATTACTGCAATCATGAAGAAGAATCACATGAAAGTGCAGGTCGAAGTGAAACTGAAAATGGGTGTTGATACAAACCGTGCAGTTTATGCTTCTTCAAACTACATTAGCATATGTATTAGGTATTTAGCCTAGTATGGTTATTTATAATGTTgcgaatatgataaaataaatgtatgcaTTACATACCCTTGCATTTCATGTTAATGGCGATTGTATTATCTttattatgaatgatgtgttttgtcATACAGACAGCAATATGACTGGAAGAGGATTATTAATCTTTCGTCAAATaatgccattttattttatttgtttcattcagCGGTATCCAA
The sequence above is a segment of the Periplaneta americana isolate PAMFEO1 chromosome 3, P.americana_PAMFEO1_priV1, whole genome shotgun sequence genome. Coding sequences within it:
- the LOC138696397 gene encoding uncharacterized protein isoform X2: MSKKGNSVAVTPPRKKMCGIQSTLQKSVVHMYNEMKKEDNEEGIMLTETAITTRIAKLLGLGFTIARKVITNSQKGTPLVTPGKHRLHKHPVTDADDFTKDAIGRFIYDKLHKGSPTYSWNKPGEVSSDMNGVIRRPTNEGGRLDAGTKGGFILGADLIFSCN
- the LOC138696397 gene encoding uncharacterized protein isoform X1 → MSKKGNSVAVTPPRKKMCGIQSTLQKSVVHMYNEMKKEDNEEGIMLTETAITTRIAKLLGLGFTIARKVITNSQKGTPLVTPGKHRLHKHPVTDADDFTKDAIGRFIYDKLHKVGSPTYSWNKPGEVSSDMNGVIRRPTNEGGRLDAGTKGGFILGADLIFSCN